A stretch of the Sulfolobus acidocaldarius SUSAZ genome encodes the following:
- a CDS encoding disulfide reductase, with protein MSNPYGKIAFYPGCALDGLGKTYEVSLKLVAQDLGIPLDRIEDYNCCGALEVKNVNTMAGLLLPARNLSLAREMGADAVVSACPGCHYSLSRAQYYMSKYPKVREKANNYLEKMGTVKYDLKLMLIHAVEYVYNTVGIEGVKAKVKRPLTGLKVAPYYGCLYSRPKQYLLTGMAPLKDDPERPFFMDEILKAIGAEVVPFEAKTMCCGGPHVYSDVEVAMHLEARILKEAKRNGAEVLVTDCPLGHVAIETNMRKIAEKYGKDLEIPLAYFSQLLAFAFGHSPEETLLVANITNPMSVLKRYM; from the coding sequence ATGAGTAATCCCTATGGTAAAATAGCCTTTTATCCAGGTTGTGCACTAGACGGTTTAGGAAAGACATATGAAGTTTCACTTAAGTTAGTGGCGCAAGATTTGGGAATACCTTTAGACAGAATTGAGGACTACAATTGTTGTGGTGCTTTAGAAGTTAAGAATGTGAACACTATGGCTGGTCTATTGTTACCTGCAAGGAATCTATCTTTAGCTAGAGAAATGGGTGCAGACGCAGTTGTTTCTGCCTGTCCCGGCTGTCACTACTCACTATCAAGGGCTCAATACTACATGTCAAAATATCCAAAGGTCAGAGAGAAGGCTAATAATTATTTAGAGAAGATGGGCACAGTTAAGTATGATCTGAAACTCATGTTGATTCACGCAGTTGAGTATGTATATAATACTGTAGGAATAGAGGGAGTGAAGGCTAAGGTTAAGAGACCATTAACGGGACTAAAGGTTGCTCCATACTATGGATGCCTATATTCAAGACCCAAGCAGTATTTACTTACGGGTATGGCTCCACTGAAAGACGACCCAGAGAGACCATTCTTTATGGACGAGATACTTAAGGCCATAGGAGCTGAAGTTGTTCCATTTGAAGCTAAGACCATGTGTTGTGGAGGTCCTCATGTGTATTCTGACGTGGAGGTGGCTATGCACCTTGAGGCTAGAATATTAAAGGAGGCTAAAAGGAATGGTGCAGAGGTTTTAGTTACAGATTGTCCATTGGGTCATGTAGCCATTGAGACAAATATGAGAAAGATTGCTGAAAAATATGGAAAAGATTTAGAAATTCCTTTAGCCTACTTCTCACAACTCTTAGCTTTTGCCTTTGGTCATAGCCCTGAGGAAACCCTATTAGTAGCTAATATAACTAACCCTATGTCAGTGTTAAAGAGATACATGTAA
- a CDS encoding heterodisulfide reductase subunit C, whose product MPIPESEKPIVKGVIQKEKVIVDGVEVDGTWNAFMVETTQTGYDPSIWDEVANTLEGVTISACWQCGTCTSGCTMREYDPDFGPRKFIDLARKGDKQALIQLQDSLWRCVSCQKCTHRCPKGVMVEEVVHSIHNYFLKHNLVKKDPGTIFDDLFLETVMRNGGRISELTLGMAASKAGMVTLGIKDLISIGAAMLKGKLVGDVLKPNRVKNWDKIKEVLEEAMKEEVVPE is encoded by the coding sequence TTGCCAATTCCTGAATCTGAAAAACCTATAGTAAAGGGAGTCATTCAAAAAGAGAAAGTAATAGTCGATGGAGTAGAAGTAGACGGAACATGGAACGCATTTATGGTAGAAACAACTCAAACTGGCTATGACCCCAGTATATGGGACGAAGTTGCAAATACCTTAGAGGGAGTTACAATAAGTGCCTGTTGGCAATGTGGTACATGCACTTCAGGTTGTACCATGAGAGAATACGACCCAGATTTTGGACCGAGGAAGTTTATTGATTTAGCGAGAAAAGGTGATAAGCAAGCGTTGATCCAACTACAGGATTCACTGTGGAGATGTGTCTCATGCCAAAAATGTACCCATAGATGTCCTAAAGGAGTCATGGTAGAAGAGGTCGTTCACTCCATACATAATTACTTTTTAAAACATAACTTAGTTAAAAAGGATCCTGGAACTATATTTGATGACCTCTTCCTGGAAACAGTTATGAGAAATGGAGGTAGAATATCAGAGTTGACATTGGGAATGGCTGCATCAAAGGCAGGAATGGTTACTTTGGGTATAAAGGATTTAATATCCATTGGTGCTGCAATGTTGAAAGGTAAATTAGTAGGAGATGTTCTAAAACCCAATAGGGTGAAAAATTGGGATAAAATCAAGGAAGTATTAGAGGAAGCAATGAAAGAGGAGGTGGTTCCTGAATGA
- a CDS encoding FAD-dependent pyridine nucleotide-disulfide oxidoreductase: MVNKSVLVVGAGPAGLSAAKELSRMGVDVILVERESYLGGTPKKLKYSLLFPELRPASEVLDPLVKSVEENGNVRVLTESIIENTKNVSDGFEVSIKDKKGNLKTEKVNAIIAASGFEHFDSRRKYEYGYGLIPNIYQISDIEGMLHENKLVTTKGTPPKRVAILLCVGSRDATVGNTYCSRVCCAISIKQAMEIKQRIPDAIVHIYYMDIRTYGLMEDKLYWKAQLDYRVGFIRGRISEFMRGPNDTVIIKGEDTMNLNRALVVPYDMVILANGMELGLGSKQVAKVLGLELEEHGFVKPLDPDRLPVQSTRKGVFLAGAITGPKGISDSITEGYAAALKAYQYVTSGVWDESNFGKMQQVIHH, encoded by the coding sequence ATGGTGAATAAATCGGTTCTGGTTGTAGGAGCAGGACCTGCAGGTCTCTCAGCAGCTAAGGAATTAAGTAGAATGGGAGTTGATGTAATATTAGTGGAGAGGGAGTCCTATCTTGGTGGTACACCTAAAAAGTTGAAATACAGTCTTCTGTTTCCTGAATTAAGACCTGCATCTGAAGTTCTTGACCCTCTAGTGAAAAGTGTAGAAGAGAATGGTAATGTAAGAGTTCTAACAGAGAGTATAATTGAGAATACGAAAAACGTTTCTGATGGATTTGAGGTTAGTATAAAGGATAAGAAGGGAAACCTAAAGACCGAGAAGGTTAATGCGATAATAGCCGCCTCAGGGTTTGAGCATTTTGACTCGAGGAGAAAGTACGAGTATGGGTATGGATTAATTCCTAACATATACCAGATATCTGATATAGAGGGCATGCTCCATGAGAATAAACTGGTTACGACAAAAGGTACACCTCCAAAAAGAGTAGCAATATTATTATGTGTTGGTTCCAGAGATGCCACTGTTGGGAACACTTACTGCTCGAGAGTCTGTTGTGCAATATCAATTAAACAGGCGATGGAGATAAAGCAGAGAATACCTGATGCAATTGTCCACATCTATTACATGGATATAAGGACCTATGGACTGATGGAGGATAAGCTGTATTGGAAGGCACAATTAGATTACAGGGTTGGGTTCATAAGAGGTAGGATTTCGGAATTCATGAGAGGTCCTAATGATACTGTAATAATAAAGGGAGAAGATACAATGAATTTGAACAGGGCATTAGTTGTACCTTATGATATGGTTATATTAGCCAACGGAATGGAGTTAGGTTTAGGATCCAAGCAAGTAGCTAAAGTTCTAGGTCTAGAGCTAGAGGAACACGGTTTTGTAAAACCTCTTGATCCTGACAGGTTGCCCGTCCAGTCAACTAGAAAAGGTGTATTCTTAGCTGGTGCCATAACAGGTCCTAAGGGGATATCTGACTCAATAACTGAGGGCTATGCAGCAGCTTTAAAGGCATATCAATACGTTACCAGTGGCGTTTGGGATGAGTCTAATTTTGGCAAGATGCAACAGGTGATACATCATTAG
- a CDS encoding heterodisulfide reductase subunit B, producing MSMNKEQEKKLDEAIKEAFPMADQVDWEEVYQRIIYKYSTPHGLQHVKEELYKLEDKGEILVHHVKPTYNPVEYQSLNGLPKKIPTTKLWHHKSCGQCGHIPGYPTSVFWIMNKLEIDYLDEPHQTSCTGWNYHASGASNPVALAGVYVRNMWRAYETDYFPLIHCGTSFGHYKEMRNMIILHSEIREKLRPIMRKLDMDIVVPEEVVHYSEWMYVMSKKAAQQKKYNLEGVKAAVHTPCHIYKLVPEDTIYDPEVYQGRRPAAPSGTVKNLGAKLVDYSTWWDCCGFGFRHILTEREFTRSFALFKKVIPAVEEGHADVFVTSDTGCVTTLDKSQWVGKAHGVNYNLPVLADAQFVALAMGADPYTIAQIHWHATDVEGFLRKIGVPVDDHKEKFLQYLHDLREGKEETQYLYPKHRKIDFYLTLPDRVKWYKFQQK from the coding sequence ATGAGTATGAATAAAGAACAGGAGAAGAAGCTTGACGAGGCTATAAAGGAAGCATTTCCTATGGCTGACCAGGTGGATTGGGAGGAAGTTTATCAGAGGATAATTTATAAGTACAGTACACCTCATGGTCTCCAGCACGTTAAGGAGGAGTTATATAAGCTAGAGGATAAGGGTGAGATACTAGTCCATCACGTTAAACCCACATATAATCCTGTAGAATATCAGTCCTTAAATGGTCTTCCTAAAAAAATTCCAACAACAAAGTTATGGCATCACAAGAGTTGCGGTCAGTGTGGTCATATCCCTGGTTACCCAACCTCAGTATTTTGGATCATGAATAAACTTGAGATTGATTATTTAGACGAACCTCATCAGACTTCATGTACTGGTTGGAACTATCACGCATCTGGTGCGTCTAATCCTGTCGCATTAGCAGGTGTCTATGTTAGAAATATGTGGAGGGCTTATGAAACAGACTATTTCCCTCTAATACATTGTGGTACCTCTTTTGGGCACTATAAAGAAATGAGGAACATGATAATACTACACAGTGAAATAAGAGAGAAGCTAAGACCAATAATGAGAAAACTAGACATGGACATAGTTGTACCAGAAGAAGTAGTCCACTACTCTGAATGGATGTATGTTATGAGCAAGAAAGCTGCACAGCAGAAGAAATATAACCTAGAAGGAGTTAAGGCTGCTGTTCATACACCATGTCATATATACAAGTTAGTTCCAGAGGATACAATATATGACCCTGAAGTTTACCAGGGAAGAAGACCTGCTGCTCCTTCAGGTACAGTGAAGAATTTAGGCGCTAAATTAGTAGATTATTCTACATGGTGGGATTGCTGTGGATTTGGTTTCAGACATATTCTGACTGAAAGGGAATTTACCAGAAGCTTTGCTCTATTTAAAAAAGTTATACCTGCTGTAGAAGAGGGTCATGCAGATGTTTTCGTAACCTCCGATACAGGGTGTGTAACAACCTTAGATAAGAGTCAATGGGTTGGTAAGGCACATGGAGTTAATTATAATTTACCAGTTTTAGCTGATGCACAATTTGTTGCTCTCGCTATGGGAGCCGATCCCTATACTATTGCCCAAATACATTGGCATGCTACGGATGTAGAGGGATTTTTGAGGAAAATAGGTGTACCAGTTGATGATCACAAAGAGAAGTTCCTGCAGTACTTACATGATTTAAGAGAAGGAAAGGAAGAAACCCAGTACCTATATCCAAAACATAGAAAGATTGATTTCTATCTGACACTTCCTGATAGGGTTAAATGGTATAAGTTTCAACAAAAGTAA
- a CDS encoding response regulator SirA has protein sequence MSSLRIYKELDLTSSSCAGPIGELSGVIDELQDNEAVKVILGDEATKKDIVLWAKRRGVKIVKEEQEGSKHILFITK, from the coding sequence GTGAGCAGTCTGAGAATATATAAAGAACTCGACTTAACCAGTTCCTCATGTGCAGGACCAATTGGTGAACTCTCAGGTGTGATAGATGAGCTTCAAGATAATGAAGCTGTTAAAGTAATATTGGGAGATGAGGCGACAAAAAAGGACATAGTATTATGGGCGAAGAGAAGGGGAGTTAAGATAGTAAAGGAAGAGCAGGAAGGAAGTAAGCACATATTATTCATAACTAAATGA